The window GGACGCCGACGCCGGGGACGGAAAGCAGAGCCCGAGCGTTTGAGCGTGACGGGCCGTGCCCTCGAGCTCGTCGTGGATGCCCGGCCCGGGCCTCGAGCGTCTGGATCTCCGCGAGCACGTCTAGCAAGGCCGCGCGCAGATGCGGGGGAGCTTGTCCTGCTCGATCGCCCTGCGGGCGAGCCCAACGACGCGCTTGGCTCCGAGCGGGAGGATGACGCCGGAACTCGCGGAGCAGCCCGCGAATGAGTTGATGCGAGCCGTCCGGGTGCGCAGGTAGCCCTGACGAAGCCGATGCAGGGCGGCGATGGCCTGCTGGTCGATCGACTTGACGGGGACGGGATCGATGTCGGCGTTGCGCGCCGCCTCCAGGAGCGCCTTGGCGTCGTATCTGGACTCCTCCTGAGCTGAGCGCAAGAGACGCGACGCGGAGAGGTCGACTGCAAACGTATCTCCGGCCCTGAGAGCGGGCGCATGAGCGCCCAGGCCACGATGGGTAGTCGCGCGTGGGGAGCCAATCGGTTTAGCACGGCCCCGAGGGCCACTCTTGTTATCGGCACATCCCCACGCCGGTCCGACCGGTGATCCATCGTCGCGAATCGCGGTGCAGCTCGTGATGCGAGAGGGAGAGGATCGTCTAGGCAGCCTCACGCCGCTGGAAGGGCCGTTGTTCGATCCAGACACGCCAGCAGACGCGGGCGAGCTTGTTGGCGAGCGCGACGGCGGCCACGTTGTGGGTGCGCCGCTGTTGGATGCGAAGCGCCCAGACGCGCAGATCGTCCGGAGCGTCCGAGACAGTGCCGGCGCGCAGAGCGGAGCGCGCGCCGTGGATGAGCATCATCCGCAGATAGCGGTTGCCGCGCTTGGTGATGCGCCCGAGGCGGCGGTGGGATCCGGTGGAGTGCTCCCGCGGCGTCAGTCCTAGGTAGGCGGCGAACTCGCGTCCCGAGCGGAAGCGGCGGATGTCGCCTACGAAGGCGACGAGCGCGGTGGCGGTCAGGATGCCGACGCCGGGGACGGAAAGCAGAGCCCGAGCGTCGGGCATGTGACGGGCCAGGCCCTCGAGCTCGTCGTGGATGCCCTGGGCCCGGGCCTCGAGCGTCTGGATCTCCGCGAGCACGTCTAGCAAGGCCGCGCGCAGATGGCGGGGGAGCTCGTCCTGCTCGATCGCCTCGCGGGCGAGCCCAACGACGCGCTTGGCTCCGAGCGGGAGGATGACGCCGAACTCGCGGAGCAGCCCGCGGACCGAGTTGATGCGAGCCGTCCGGGTGCGCAGGTAGCCCTGACGAAGCCGATGCAGGGCGGCGATGGCCTGCTGGTCGATCGACTTGACGGGGACGGGATCGATGTCGGCGTTGCGCGCCGCCTCCAGGAGCGCCTTGGCGTCGGCGCGGTCGGTCTTGTTGCCGTCGCGGTAGCGGGCGACATCGCCGGGATGAAGCAGCGAGACGCGGTGACCGAGAGCCTGAAGGGTACGGCCCCAGTGGTGAGCAGACCCGCAGGCCTCCAAGAGCACGTGCGCGGCCGGCCGATCGGCGAAGAACCGCGGGAACTGGGCGCGGGTCAGCCGGTGCCGCTCCTGGACGCGGCCGGGCTGCTGAGAGACGGCGACTTCGAACACGGACTTTGCCAGGTCTACACCGATCTGAGTAGTGTTCATCGGACTCCTCCTCCGGGAGTTGGCCTTCGGGGCCGTGGTTCTGTTTGGCACTCTGGTGCCGTCCAGGGGGAGGAGTCCATCCCATCATTTGCTGCTGTGGCGTAACGACTTAGAGGCCGGTGTCCGTCCGGCTTGCGCCGGCCAGCCACCGGGGACCATGGTGCACGCGCAGCAGAAACACGATCCGCTATGCCGCACCTGCTCACCCCGGAGCGCTCCAGCCTGTGCAAGTCCTCGGTATCGACTGTGCGGCACAGCCTAAGAACGTCGGCATAGCATACGCACGTGACCACCAGGTACTCCATGTGGCAGCTGCTACGAGGGATCCGTTGGCCCTAGCTGTGGAGTGGGTGGATTGGAGCAGGCCTGTCGTCCTCGCCATGGACGCCCCCCTTGGCTGGCCTGCCCCGATGGCCTCAGAACTCGCGCGCCACGCACCGGGGGACGCGATCCAAGCCCCCCCGAACGACTTCTTCCGCCGGCGCACCGACCGGCGGATCCACGCGGTCTTGCGCAAGCTCCCCCTCGACGTGGGCGCCGACCGCATTGCTCGCGCCGCCTACGGCGCCCTCAGCTTCCTCGCTGGCCTGCGCAGGGAGTCCCGCTGCTCGATCCCCCTCCTTTGGGAGCCAGCGCCCACTGCCTCGGGCGTAATCGAAGTCTATCCGGCGGGCACGCTCAAGGCCCACGGCCTTCCATGTGGTGGGTACAAAGCATCGGACGTGGTGCAGTCTGCCGCCCGCGTCGCGATTGCCAAAGCCCTATCCGAGAAGCTGCGCCTTCCGGATGATCCGATCATCACCTCGAATGCGGACGCACTCGACTCAGTTGTCTGCGTGCTCTCTGCTCTCGACTTCCTCGCTGGCGCTTGCATTGAGCCTGGCGAGGATCGTCCTTGGGCCGAGAAGGAAGGCTGGATCTGGGTAAAAGATCCGACCTGCGGTGCGGGTGCGGCATAACACGGAATTGCTGCTGTCCGGGTCGGCTGCGCGGGCCCGAGAGCCCTCGCCTGGCGGCTAGGGCCCCGGGGCGGCATTGTTGCTCCGGCAGCAGAATTCCACACCGTTAGACGGCCGAGCGGAGGTGAGACGATGTCTGCACCCGCACCGAAGTCTCGAGTCTTCCGGACGGAGCACCGGCGACTCCCCAGGCCGAGAACCAGGGTTGCCGCGTACATACAGCGTGCGTACATTGACCATGTGCCCGAGATCCGCTTCGAATGGGACCTCTGCAAGGCGCGGTCGAATCAGCGGAAGCATGGGGTATCGTTCGAGGAAGCGGCGTCGGCGTTCTATGACGATGACGCGTTGGTCCTGGAGGACCCGGAGCACTCCGGCGACGAAGATCGCTTCATCCTCCAGGGGCTGAGTTCCTTGGTGCGGCTCCTGGTCGTGATTCATTGCTTCCGCGACGCGGACGACACGATCCGCATCATCTCGGCCCGCAAGGCCACTCCAGCGGAGGCGGGACACTACGAGTCCCGGTTGAGACCATGAAGAAGGAGTACGACTTCTCGAAGGCGTGGAAGAACCCGTACGCAAAGCGTCTAAAGTAGAAGGTCACGATCCGGCTCGACGCGCCGACGATCGAATACTTCAAGACCTCCTATCGGAGCCGACCGGGATCCCGTATCAGACCCTCATCAATCTATATCTCCGCGACTGCGCCACCTCGAAACGTCGCCTGAACATCGACTGGCAGCCCGCGAGCGCAGGCTAGCTAAGCGTTTGCTA of the Gemmatimonadota bacterium genome contains:
- a CDS encoding BrnT family toxin, producing the protein MPEIRFEWDLCKARSNQRKHGVSFEEAASAFYDDDALVLEDPEHSGDEDRFILQGLSSLVRLLVVIHCFRDADDTIRIISARKATPAEAGHYESRLRP
- a CDS encoding IS110 family transposase encodes the protein MNTTQIGVDLAKSVFEVAVSQQPGRVQERHRLTRAQFPRFFADRPAAHVLLEACGSAHHWGRTLQALGHRVSLLHPGDVARYRDGNKTDRADAKALLEAARNADIDPVPVKSIDQQAIAALHRLRQGYLRTRTARINSVRGLLREFGVILPLGAKRVVGLAREAIEQDELPRHLRAALLDVLAEIQTLEARAQGIHDELEGLARHMPDARALLSVPGVGILTATALVAFVGDIRRFRSGREFAAYLGLTPREHSTGSHRRLGRITKRGNRYLRMMLIHGARSALRAGTVSDAPDDLRVWALRIQQRRTHNVAAVALANKLARVCWRVWIEQRPFQRREAA
- a CDS encoding DUF429 domain-containing protein, giving the protein MQVLGIDCAAQPKNVGIAYARDHQVLHVAAATRDPLALAVEWVDWSRPVVLAMDAPLGWPAPMASELARHAPGDAIQAPPNDFFRRRTDRRIHAVLRKLPLDVGADRIARAAYGALSFLAGLRRESRCSIPLLWEPAPTASGVIEVYPAGTLKAHGLPCGGYKASDVVQSAARVAIAKALSEKLRLPDDPIITSNADALDSVVCVLSALDFLAGACIEPGEDRPWAEKEGWIWVKDPTCGAGAA